ACGTGGGCCGACCGTGTCATACAGCACTCGCACGCGAATATGGCGATTGCTGGCGAGTGCCACGGGTCCACCGAGACAGAAACTTACCGCCACCAGCATGACCACACTCTCGTGGACCCAGGAGGTGGGCGAATTGAAGCCATAACGCATGATGACTTCGTAGACACTGATCGCCATGGCCACACACACCAGCCAGGCCGCGGTCTGGCCGGCCTTGACCACCAGCCGGTCGAAACCGCTGCGCACCAGGTCGGGGGCCTTGCTCGGTATCGTATCGCCGCCGGGTGGTGTGCCCTCTTGCGGCTCACGAGTCGAGTCACTCATGAGACATCCTCAACGATTGTCTGAACAGCCGAGCACCCCCGGACAGAAACTGGGGGTGCATCGAGGGGGGGGTAATCTAGAGTTGGCCACGCGCACGCAGGAAGCTGGTGGTGGCGTCGTAGATCTTCTGGGTCATCTCGTTCTGGCCAGCCCATTCCTGCCATTCCTGTTCAGCGGCCTGACGGAACTTGAGGCGCTCTTCTGCAGGCAGGTCGAACGGATGGACGTCCGGATCTTCCTTGAGGCGTGCAAGAGTCTCGATATCCTGCTCCTTGAGGCGCGCGATCAGGTCGTAGGCCATGCCATCAAACGCAGTCTCGAGAGTCGTCTGCAGATCAGCCGGGAGGCTGTCCCAGATTTCCTTGTTGAGTGATATCGCGATCATCGGCATGGAATGAAAGCCCGGGTACAGCGGGTAGGGGGCGAAGGAGTGAAGGCCCTGGGCGTCGTTATTGGAGAGTACAGTGGAGTCAGCAGCATCGATGACCCCTTTCTCGAGGCCGGTATAGACCTCGGAGCCCGGCAGGTTGACCGGGGTGGCACCGATACGCTCGAAGATGTTGTAGACCATGCCCTGGGGCGCACGAATCTTGAGGCCCTGGAAGTCGTCCATGCTTTCGATGGGCACGGTGGAGGGGATCGACTCCAGCGGGAAGGTCGCAGCGGCTACCAGGTGAGTGCCGTACGGCTCAACCAGCTCGTTGTAAAGGTCCTCACCGCCTGCGGTATTCATGAATTCGAGGAAGTCATAGGGATTATTCCACGCACCGACCAGGTTGCCGATCATGCCGAATGCCGGGTCTGATCCAGAGAAGTAACTGGGGTCGGTCATGTGGCCCTGGAGGATGCCGGCGGACACGGCTTGAAGAGTTTCGGTCGGGCCGACCACCGCGCCGATCGGCAGCACTTCGATGCTGACTCGACCGTCGGTCA
This Halomonas huangheensis DNA region includes the following protein-coding sequences:
- a CDS encoding TRAP transporter small permease subunit; translated protein: MSDSTREPQEGTPPGGDTIPSKAPDLVRSGFDRLVVKAGQTAAWLVCVAMAISVYEVIMRYGFNSPTSWVHESVVMLVAVSFCLGGPVALASNRHIRVRVLYDTVGPRFRLWLDRFNDLVTFGFCLGMTYAAYVMFWGASHNPMGDWQLERSGTSWNPPFPALIKGMILLALAIMCIQSLIHLYQSLKGKPAPLPDDEGAV
- a CDS encoding TRAP transporter substrate-binding protein — its product is MNRTLPTLMLASAALLTTAAAQAAAQDEKYEWTFQASETAGEPSFKIKQQWAERIGTMTDGRVSIEVLPIGAVVGPTETLQAVSAGILQGHMTDPSYFSGSDPAFGMIGNLVGAWNNPYDFLEFMNTAGGEDLYNELVEPYGTHLVAAATFPLESIPSTVPIESMDDFQGLKIRAPQGMVYNIFERIGATPVNLPGSEVYTGLEKGVIDAADSTVLSNNDAQGLHSFAPYPLYPGFHSMPMIAISLNKEIWDSLPADLQTTLETAFDGMAYDLIARLKEQDIETLARLKEDPDVHPFDLPAEERLKFRQAAEQEWQEWAGQNEMTQKIYDATTSFLRARGQL